The following proteins are co-located in the Dromiciops gliroides isolate mDroGli1 chromosome 2, mDroGli1.pri, whole genome shotgun sequence genome:
- the LOC122741733 gene encoding adenine phosphoribosyltransferase-like, with amino-acid sequence MEKYSESLPPNLHKAFPHHLSVKLQLLAGRVPSFPDFPEPGILFRDITPLLKDPDAFKASIELLAHHLKENHKTKIDYIAGLEARGFLFGPSLAQKLGIGFVLIQKQGKLPGPTVSITHSLEYGQAELEIRKDAVEPGQKVVIVDDWLATGGTMEAACKLLQSLKAEVLECLTPVELTSLKGREKVAPVPFFSLLQYN; translated from the exons ATGGAAAAATACAGTGAGTCTCTGCCACCAAACCTTCATAAAGCTTTCCCTCATCACCTA AGTGTCAAGCTGCAGCTCCTGGCGGGGCGGGTCCCGAGCTTCCCTGACTTCCCCGAGCCCGGCATTCTATTCCGGGACATCACTCCTTTGCTGAAGGACCCAGATGCTTTCAAGGCCAGCATTGAGCTTCTGGCCCATCACCTGAAAGAAAACCACAAGACAAAGATCGATTATATTGCAGGTTTGGAAGCTCGGGGCTTCCTGTTTGGTCCCTCTCTGGCCCAGAAACTCGGCATCGGGTTTGTGCTCATTCAGAAGCAAGGGAAGCTCCCGGGGCCCACGGTGTCCATCACTCACTCTCTGGAATATGGTCAGGCAGAATTGGAGATCCGGAAAGACGCCGTTGAGCCGGGACAGAAGGTGGTGATTGTGGATGATTGGCTGGCCACTGGAGGTACCATGGAGGCCGCCTGCAAACTTCTGCAGAGCCTCAAGGCCGAGGTGCTGGAGTGCCTGACCCCGGTGGAGCTGACCTCactgaaggggagggagaaggtggCCCCCGTGCCCTTCTTCTCCTTGCTGCAGTACAACTGA